One genomic window of Azospirillum sp. TSH100 includes the following:
- a CDS encoding sensor histidine kinase, with protein MTPAGFEQDTHASESRNTGRGGRKAASLAVAALLAVALGLTAALLVFSGYQYRAQVIAEAENRSIAIARVLEEHAAKTLGIHAATLSHMEWMVDDLGWERIDDSPLLYERLKAMASQTPEVQSYWITDETGRVRASSYEWPMRPLNAADREYFRAHLNPDATIHIGPRLSGKIVSDLFFTLSRRMELPDRRFQGVAQISLLPSYFADFYRSVLHGSQDVILLMREDGEVLVRNPLNAPDDHADIGRFPELISTPDKGGVFHAVTPFDGVERVLARRKVPDLPVYVVYGTDVASIETAWRDRVLPYVLTAVPALGLLCLLGGIALRRSRQAADAQDALRRANEELEDRIADRTRHLDQALADKEVLLRDIHHRVKNNLQVILSLLELQAQRAPELEAPFSEALTRINTMGLIHEQIYRSTGVSAVRLDNFVEALAGHLNSFHSRPGRTIAIRHSVEPLSLDLNRVVPFALILNEVVSNAYKHAFTGRCTGTIDIALKAENSSLHLTIQDDGTGAPEPEHACTPGRRSMGMDLIRAFARQIRGEYHFTRAAGTRFDLVFPQEGDGI; from the coding sequence ATGACCCCTGCCGGCTTCGAACAGGATACACATGCCTCGGAAAGCCGGAACACTGGGCGGGGCGGACGCAAGGCGGCGTCGCTGGCGGTCGCTGCGCTGTTGGCGGTGGCTTTGGGCCTCACCGCAGCCCTGCTCGTGTTCTCGGGCTATCAGTACCGGGCCCAGGTGATTGCCGAGGCGGAGAACCGCAGCATCGCCATTGCCCGCGTCCTGGAAGAACATGCGGCCAAGACTCTGGGGATCCATGCCGCCACCCTGTCGCACATGGAATGGATGGTGGACGATTTGGGCTGGGAGCGGATCGACGACTCCCCCCTTCTGTACGAGCGGTTGAAAGCAATGGCGTCACAGACGCCGGAGGTTCAGTCCTACTGGATCACCGACGAGACCGGACGGGTGCGCGCCAGCAGTTACGAGTGGCCGATGCGTCCGCTGAACGCTGCCGACCGCGAGTATTTCCGCGCCCATCTGAATCCAGACGCCACGATCCATATCGGCCCGAGGCTGAGCGGAAAGATCGTGTCCGATCTTTTCTTCACCCTCAGCCGCCGGATGGAACTGCCCGACCGGCGGTTCCAGGGAGTTGCGCAGATCTCCCTGCTTCCCAGCTATTTCGCCGACTTCTATCGTTCGGTCCTGCATGGGTCGCAGGATGTGATCCTGCTGATGCGTGAGGATGGCGAGGTTCTGGTCCGCAATCCGCTGAACGCGCCGGATGATCACGCCGACATCGGTCGCTTTCCGGAATTGATCTCCACACCCGACAAGGGCGGCGTCTTCCACGCGGTGACACCGTTCGACGGCGTCGAGCGTGTGCTGGCCCGGCGCAAGGTGCCGGACCTGCCGGTCTATGTCGTCTACGGCACGGACGTCGCTTCAATCGAGACCGCTTGGCGCGACCGGGTGCTGCCTTATGTCCTGACCGCGGTTCCGGCGCTGGGCCTGCTCTGCCTGCTGGGCGGCATCGCGCTGCGCCGGTCGCGGCAGGCGGCAGACGCGCAGGATGCATTGCGCCGCGCCAACGAGGAGTTGGAGGACCGCATCGCCGACCGCACACGCCACCTCGACCAGGCGCTCGCCGACAAGGAAGTGCTGCTGCGCGACATCCATCACCGGGTGAAGAACAACCTGCAGGTCATCCTCAGCCTTCTGGAACTGCAGGCACAGCGCGCGCCGGAGCTGGAAGCGCCGTTCAGCGAGGCGCTGACCCGCATCAACACCATGGGGCTGATCCACGAGCAGATTTACCGCTCCACCGGCGTGTCGGCGGTCCGGCTGGACAATTTCGTCGAGGCGCTGGCCGGACACCTCAACAGCTTCCACAGCCGCCCCGGACGGACAATCGCGATCAGGCACAGCGTTGAACCGCTCAGCCTCGACCTGAACCGGGTGGTACCCTTCGCGCTGATCCTCAACGAGGTGGTGTCGAACGCCTACAAGCATGCTTTCACGGGCCGCTGTACGGGCACCATCGACATCGCGCTGAAGGCGGAGAACAGCTCCCTGCACCTGACCATCCAGGATGACGGAACCGGTGCCCCGGAACCGGAGCATGCCTGCACGCCGGGTCGGCGGTCGATGGGCATGGACCTGATACGGGCCTTTGCCCGGCAGATCCGCGGCGAGTATCACTTCACCAGGGCTGCGGGCACGCGGTTCGACCTTGTCTTCCCGCAGGAGGGAGACGGAATCTAG
- a CDS encoding DUF1987 domain-containing protein, with translation MSGRTERYAMDSLIIPATGRTPGVSFDFAGGHLRMTGESYPDDVAGFFGPVFEALRAFLDRPDGGPIRFDMELLYFNSSSAKALMNIFQMLETVARGGRPVTLTWCVEENDDSMRELGDDFAEDLRHVVFRMREMPADGAP, from the coding sequence ATGAGCGGCCGAACCGAGCGATACGCCATGGACAGCCTGATCATTCCCGCCACCGGACGCACGCCGGGCGTGTCGTTCGACTTCGCCGGCGGCCATTTACGCATGACCGGCGAATCCTATCCCGACGACGTCGCCGGTTTCTTCGGTCCGGTGTTCGAGGCGCTGCGCGCTTTCCTCGACCGTCCCGATGGCGGGCCGATTCGTTTCGATATGGAACTTCTCTACTTCAACAGCTCCAGCGCCAAGGCCCTGATGAACATCTTCCAGATGCTGGAGACGGTGGCGAGGGGCGGTCGGCCCGTGACGCTGACCTGGTGTGTCGAGGAGAACGACGACTCCATGCGCGAACTGGGCGATGACTTCGCGGAGGATCTGCGTCATGTCGTCTTCCGGATGCGGGAGATGCCCGCCGACGGCGCCCCATGA
- a CDS encoding ABC transporter substrate-binding protein: protein MPLLCAVPFLPARPAPTYATPVNASAAVVRVGAYEFPPYVDETGGGVTRDLLDLLNGAQSEFRFEMVRTAPQRRYDDLEQGRFDMIAFESRNWGWQDLPIEATRPFLRDAEVFIARAAPGIDQHYFDDLSGKTILGRLGYHYAFADFDADPKRLEQRFRTRVTVTHEGNVRSVVAGRADLAIVTRSFLTRFLQREPELARQILVSDRTDQIYEHTILTRRGAAITASWLESLLDRLEADGQLEALWRRSGILS from the coding sequence TTGCCCCTCCTCTGCGCCGTTCCCTTTCTGCCGGCGCGCCCTGCCCCGACTTATGCCACTCCGGTCAATGCGAGCGCGGCGGTGGTCAGGGTCGGCGCCTATGAGTTTCCGCCCTATGTCGATGAAACGGGTGGTGGGGTCACCCGTGACCTGCTGGACCTGCTGAACGGCGCGCAGAGCGAATTCCGGTTCGAGATGGTCAGGACCGCCCCGCAGCGCCGTTACGATGATCTGGAACAGGGGCGGTTCGACATGATCGCCTTCGAGTCTCGCAATTGGGGCTGGCAGGACCTCCCGATCGAAGCCACCCGCCCCTTCCTGCGCGATGCAGAGGTTTTCATCGCCAGGGCGGCGCCAGGGATCGACCAGCATTATTTCGACGACCTGAGCGGAAAGACGATCCTCGGCCGGCTGGGCTATCACTACGCCTTCGCCGATTTCGATGCCGACCCCAAGCGGTTGGAGCAACGCTTTCGTACCCGCGTCACCGTGACGCATGAGGGCAATGTCCGCAGCGTGGTCGCCGGCCGGGCCGACCTCGCCATCGTCACCCGATCCTTCCTCACCCGCTTCCTTCAGCGTGAACCGGAACTGGCACGCCAGATCCTGGTCTCCGACCGGACCGACCAGATTTACGAGCACACCATCCTGACCCGGCGCGGCGCGGCGATCACCGCCAGCTGGCTCGAGTCGCTGCTCGACCGGCTGGAGGCGGACGGACAGCTGGAAGCGTTGTGGCGGCGCAGCGGAATCCTGTCGTGA
- a CDS encoding DUF3369 domain-containing protein, whose protein sequence is MDGGLDDELLFGPEDGTVIAPMPGRPSGTPWPVLVVDDDPQVHAMTAVLLRDFDFDGRPFEVVSALSAEEAKAVLARRADLPVALLDVVMETEDAGLKLVRHIREDLGNHRMRIILRTGQPGQAPERDVIVGYDINDYKAKSELTAQRLFTTLVSALRAWRDIVTIERNRQGLERILSASAPLFEMRPMRSFVERLAEQIAQVVDHGGAPAVLACRPVARADGGVSVELVAGLGPFARSIGLPVGDVLPATAVAEVVDALATQRNLYHDDRCVLVFRTREHGVTIFRLERAEPYAADEQRLLELFCNRVAIGFDNVCLYEELMALNRSLEQRVEDRTVELAANQKALILAKERVERALESELLARDQQRQFLGMVSHEFRTPLAIIDSAAQLLAMRAGQVEPEMLERLAVIRGSVQRLTGLIDSHLTDERLQSNALVLERAEIDLPEMIRSVVQPFRVAYPDREFRLTLDGLPQRAEIDANLIGLVISNLVNNAVKYSGPGGPIALDGHTDGAMAVIEVTDHGRGIPESELPRLFDRFFRGSGASGVPGTGIGLHTVQQIVLLHGGAVAVDSTLGRGSTFRVVLPV, encoded by the coding sequence ATGGACGGGGGGCTGGACGACGAACTTCTGTTCGGCCCGGAGGACGGCACGGTGATCGCGCCAATGCCCGGCAGGCCGTCGGGAACGCCCTGGCCTGTCCTGGTGGTGGACGACGATCCCCAGGTCCATGCCATGACCGCGGTGCTTCTGCGTGATTTCGACTTTGACGGACGACCGTTCGAAGTGGTGAGCGCCCTGTCGGCCGAGGAGGCCAAGGCGGTCCTCGCGCGGCGGGCGGACCTGCCGGTGGCTCTGCTCGACGTGGTGATGGAGACTGAGGATGCGGGCCTGAAGCTGGTCCGCCATATCCGGGAGGACTTGGGCAACCACCGCATGCGCATCATCCTGCGCACCGGCCAGCCCGGGCAGGCGCCGGAACGGGACGTCATCGTCGGCTACGACATCAACGACTACAAGGCCAAGAGCGAGCTGACCGCCCAGCGCCTGTTCACCACTCTGGTCAGCGCGCTGAGGGCTTGGCGCGACATCGTGACCATCGAACGCAACAGGCAGGGGCTGGAGCGGATTCTCAGCGCGTCGGCCCCGCTGTTCGAGATGCGGCCGATGCGCAGCTTCGTCGAACGGCTGGCTGAGCAGATCGCCCAGGTCGTCGATCATGGCGGTGCGCCGGCGGTGCTGGCCTGCCGGCCGGTCGCCCGGGCCGATGGCGGTGTCTCCGTCGAACTCGTCGCCGGGCTGGGTCCGTTCGCCCGCAGCATCGGCTTGCCGGTCGGCGACGTGCTGCCCGCCACGGCGGTTGCTGAGGTGGTCGATGCCCTGGCCACCCAGCGCAATCTTTACCATGACGACCGCTGTGTGCTGGTTTTCCGCACACGCGAACATGGCGTCACCATTTTCCGGCTTGAGCGGGCGGAGCCCTATGCGGCCGACGAGCAGCGCCTGTTGGAACTGTTCTGCAACCGTGTCGCCATCGGCTTCGACAATGTCTGCCTCTATGAGGAGCTGATGGCGCTGAACCGCTCGCTTGAACAGCGGGTGGAGGACCGCACGGTCGAGTTGGCCGCCAACCAGAAGGCGCTGATCCTGGCAAAGGAGCGGGTCGAACGGGCATTGGAGAGCGAGCTTCTGGCGCGTGACCAGCAGCGCCAGTTCCTCGGCATGGTCAGCCACGAGTTCCGCACGCCGCTCGCCATCATCGACAGCGCGGCGCAGCTTTTGGCGATGCGGGCGGGGCAGGTCGAGCCCGAGATGCTGGAACGGCTGGCGGTTATCCGCGGCAGCGTGCAGCGCCTGACCGGCCTGATTGATTCCCATCTCACTGACGAGCGGTTGCAGAGCAATGCCCTCGTCCTTGAACGGGCCGAGATCGATCTGCCGGAGATGATCCGCAGCGTCGTACAGCCGTTCCGCGTCGCCTATCCCGACCGTGAATTCCGCCTGACTCTGGACGGGCTGCCGCAGCGGGCGGAAATCGACGCGAACCTGATCGGGCTGGTGATCAGCAATCTGGTCAACAATGCCGTCAAATATTCCGGACCGGGCGGTCCGATCGCCCTGGATGGCCACACCGACGGCGCCATGGCGGTGATCGAGGTCACCGACCACGGCCGTGGCATTCCCGAATCGGAGCTTCCGCGCCTGTTCGACCGCTTCTTCCGCGGATCGGGCGCTTCCGGCGTGCCGGGGACGGGAATCGGGCTGCACACCGTTCAGCAGATCGTCCTGCTGCATGGCGGCGCCGTGGCTGTCGACAGCACGCTTGGCCGGGGATCGACCTTCCGGGTCGTGCTGCCGGTATGA
- a CDS encoding SpoIIE family protein phosphatase, which translates to MKRRSSLLARVAGAILLTTASIGTAAMLLSEHIVEGQRHQDLLRRAELVAATQADALSGPVWELDNRSAQRMIEALTGRDTAIRSIAIFESDREEPLARTTAGKTGDDADVVTVERPILLHGREGRVQTVGHLRIVYSTAEVRQATLDALIPVAGLLLLSLLGAVVALGLTLNRMVLRPLRRLTQLASAMARGDYGARMDAGRIDEIGVLADGFNRMAATVQDHTSTLESRVRERTEALAATNRAIMDSINYAQLIQSAILPSADALSAGLTEHFVLWRPRDVVSGDFYLCREVADGFVVAVADCTGHGVPGAFMTMTASAILNNVLDQLGAEDPAAVLAAVDRKVRAALHQEEGARSGTDCFDNGLDLGLCHIRPAKGKLVFAGARIPLLIVTDGGVTELRGDRRSLGYRPIALDSAGNGAEPSFTNHLVALRADQTFLMGTDGLVDQNGGERGRSFGRIRLRDLLSRGGDGPLDRLRTALEHSLDQFQGGREQRDDITLFGFRVRLTDAVAIPDAGSGRRAA; encoded by the coding sequence GTGAAGCGGCGATCCTCGCTGCTGGCGCGGGTGGCCGGTGCCATCCTGCTGACGACGGCCAGCATCGGCACCGCTGCAATGCTGCTGTCGGAGCATATCGTGGAGGGACAGCGCCACCAGGATCTGCTGCGGCGGGCCGAACTGGTCGCCGCCACCCAGGCCGACGCGCTGAGTGGTCCGGTGTGGGAGCTGGACAACCGCAGCGCCCAACGGATGATCGAGGCGCTGACCGGCCGCGACACTGCCATCCGCTCCATCGCCATTTTCGAGAGCGATCGCGAGGAGCCGCTGGCGCGGACCACCGCCGGAAAGACCGGGGACGATGCCGATGTGGTGACGGTCGAACGCCCCATCCTGCTGCATGGACGCGAAGGTCGGGTGCAGACGGTCGGCCATCTGCGCATCGTCTATTCGACGGCCGAGGTCCGGCAAGCCACGTTGGACGCGCTGATCCCGGTGGCCGGGCTGCTGCTGCTGTCGCTGCTGGGTGCGGTGGTGGCGCTCGGCCTGACGCTGAACCGCATGGTGCTGCGTCCGTTGCGCCGGCTGACCCAGCTGGCCAGCGCCATGGCGCGCGGCGATTACGGCGCCCGGATGGATGCCGGGCGAATCGACGAGATCGGTGTGCTGGCGGACGGCTTCAACCGGATGGCGGCGACGGTGCAGGACCACACCAGCACTCTGGAAAGCCGGGTGCGCGAGCGGACGGAGGCACTGGCCGCCACCAACCGCGCCATCATGGACAGCATCAACTACGCCCAGTTGATCCAATCCGCCATCCTGCCGTCCGCCGACGCGCTGTCGGCCGGACTGACTGAGCATTTCGTGTTGTGGCGGCCGCGCGATGTGGTCAGCGGCGACTTCTATCTCTGCCGCGAGGTGGCGGATGGCTTCGTCGTTGCGGTGGCCGACTGCACCGGCCACGGCGTGCCCGGCGCCTTCATGACGATGACCGCCAGTGCCATTCTGAACAATGTTCTGGACCAGCTGGGCGCCGAAGATCCGGCCGCAGTGCTGGCCGCCGTCGATCGCAAGGTGCGCGCCGCCCTGCATCAGGAGGAGGGGGCGCGCAGCGGAACCGACTGTTTCGACAACGGGCTGGATCTCGGGCTGTGTCACATCCGCCCGGCCAAGGGAAAACTGGTCTTCGCCGGCGCCCGCATCCCGCTGCTGATCGTCACCGACGGTGGCGTGACGGAGTTGCGGGGCGACCGCCGCAGCCTGGGTTATCGCCCCATTGCGCTGGACTCCGCCGGAAATGGCGCCGAGCCATCTTTCACCAATCATCTCGTCGCTCTGCGGGCCGATCAGACCTTCCTGATGGGCACCGATGGGCTGGTGGACCAGAATGGCGGGGAACGCGGGCGCAGTTTCGGCCGGATCAGATTGCGTGACTTGCTGAGCCGGGGCGGCGACGGTCCGCTCGACCGGCTGAGGACCGCTCTGGAACACTCGCTGGACCAGTTCCAGGGCGGTCGGGAACAGCGTGACGACATCACGTTGTTCGGCTTCCGCGTGCGGCTGACGGACGCAGTCGCCATCCCCGATGCAGGGTCCGGCCGCCGCGCCGCGTAA
- a CDS encoding response regulator transcription factor, producing the protein MAGPTIVVVEDENSLRTDMVEYLSSCGFDAIGARDGTELDGLLQTRTAAIVILDVNLPDEDGFKIAARLRDGHGAGIIMVTARSSTVDRVVGLEIGADAYLVKPVELRELEAQVKSLLRRLSERAAESAAQSANGHAPIDAAGDGMDEARWSLDPTEWSLTNPAGIRINLTSMEMKLTSLLAAQARKPATRDQISQALYNRRWNPEDRSIDTVVGRLRHKVEGAIGGPAPLKSVHGVGYVFSAPIRVVGATHG; encoded by the coding sequence ATGGCCGGTCCGACGATCGTCGTGGTCGAAGATGAGAATTCCTTGCGGACCGACATGGTCGAGTATCTGTCGAGCTGCGGATTCGATGCCATCGGTGCACGCGACGGGACGGAACTGGACGGGCTTCTGCAAACCCGCACCGCCGCCATCGTGATTCTGGACGTCAACCTGCCGGACGAGGATGGGTTCAAGATCGCGGCGAGGCTGCGCGACGGCCATGGCGCAGGCATCATCATGGTCACCGCCCGCAGTTCCACCGTCGATCGCGTCGTCGGGTTGGAGATCGGTGCCGATGCCTATCTGGTGAAACCGGTCGAGCTGCGTGAACTGGAAGCGCAGGTGAAGTCGCTGCTGCGCCGCCTGAGCGAACGCGCCGCCGAATCGGCCGCCCAGTCCGCCAACGGTCACGCGCCCATCGATGCCGCCGGAGATGGGATGGACGAGGCCCGCTGGTCGCTGGACCCCACGGAATGGAGCCTGACCAATCCCGCCGGCATCCGCATCAACCTGACAAGCATGGAAATGAAGCTGACCAGCCTGCTGGCCGCACAGGCCCGCAAGCCGGCAACCCGCGACCAGATTTCCCAGGCGCTGTACAATCGCCGCTGGAACCCGGAAGACCGCTCCATCGACACGGTCGTCGGGCGCCTGCGCCACAAGGTTGAAGGCGCCATCGGCGGTCCTGCACCGCTGAAGTCGGTGCATGGCGTCGGCTATGTCTTCTCCGCCCCGATCCGGGTGGTCGGCGCCACCCACGGGTGA
- a CDS encoding SiaB family protein kinase: protein MTRPPGSLLPESLWPFGIGSDIVGATRVSVERQAAIMLAQQYASIKRDLDEKGIVFSFSGYLSEGILYSLGEALREKMALEAADGPTIRRVFSVFVEQMQNIIRYSAEKMSGTAGRAVELSAGMVTIGMERGKVFIVCGNTVRNSEVPRLKERLDHLKSLDRDGIKTYYREQLREDPDDGSRGATLGLIEIARRASDPIDYDFNAMDADRSFFCLKVRV, encoded by the coding sequence ATGACGCGGCCGCCCGGAAGCCTCCTGCCTGAAAGTCTATGGCCCTTTGGCATAGGAAGTGACATAGTCGGCGCAACTCGGGTATCGGTGGAACGTCAGGCCGCAATCATGCTTGCCCAGCAGTATGCGTCGATTAAGCGCGATCTCGACGAAAAGGGGATCGTGTTCTCATTCAGCGGATACTTGTCGGAAGGGATACTTTATTCCCTGGGCGAGGCTCTGCGCGAAAAGATGGCCTTGGAAGCGGCCGACGGCCCCACCATCCGCCGCGTCTTTTCGGTTTTTGTCGAGCAGATGCAGAACATCATCCGCTATTCGGCGGAAAAGATGTCGGGCACCGCCGGCCGTGCGGTGGAACTCAGCGCTGGCATGGTCACCATCGGCATGGAGCGCGGCAAGGTCTTCATCGTCTGCGGCAACACCGTGCGCAACAGCGAGGTCCCCCGCCTGAAGGAGCGGTTGGACCATCTGAAGAGCCTGGATCGCGACGGCATCAAGACCTACTACCGTGAGCAGCTTCGGGAGGATCCCGACGACGGCAGCCGCGGCGCGACCCTGGGGCTGATCGAGATCGCCCGGCGGGCCAGCGATCCCATCGATTACGATTTCAACGCGATGGACGCCGACCGCAGCTTCTTCTGTCTGAAGGTCCGCGTATGA
- a CDS encoding sensor histidine kinase: MSFNLFAAEEEALAKARALEKRLGALAPDCLEEFRELIAAFELSTREQQRLVRVSDRLQAQLSDANHELERRRSEAEAALDRLREAQEAMVQSEKLASLGGLVAGVAHEINTPVGIAVSCASHLADATQAMRRRAAGGELSKAEFARYLTTAVDTTDLILGNCERAAQLIAGFKQVAVDRASAVRRTVNLAAYIQDTLVSLQPKLRPSGHAVAVNCPADLELDSYPGVLSQILSNLVMNALTHAFADGRAGDMAITVDCPDADTVRLRFTDNGLGMSEEHRARVFEPFFTTRRGRGGSGLGLHIVHNLVVGALTGSITVDSAPERGTCFTLLFPRRTPDRELSVEDLAI, from the coding sequence ATGAGCTTCAACCTCTTCGCCGCGGAGGAAGAGGCTCTTGCCAAGGCCCGCGCGCTGGAGAAGAGGCTTGGCGCGCTTGCGCCGGATTGCCTGGAAGAATTCCGCGAACTGATCGCCGCCTTTGAACTCAGCACACGGGAACAGCAGCGCCTTGTGCGGGTCAGCGACCGGTTGCAGGCTCAACTGAGCGATGCGAACCATGAGCTGGAACGCCGGCGCAGCGAGGCGGAGGCGGCGTTGGACCGGCTGCGCGAGGCGCAGGAGGCGATGGTACAGTCGGAAAAGCTGGCCTCTCTCGGTGGGCTGGTCGCCGGTGTCGCCCACGAAATCAACACGCCGGTCGGCATCGCCGTTTCCTGCGCCTCGCATCTGGCTGACGCCACCCAGGCGATGCGCCGCCGCGCCGCTGGCGGGGAACTGAGCAAGGCGGAGTTCGCACGCTATCTGACCACCGCGGTCGACACCACCGACCTGATCCTCGGCAATTGCGAGCGGGCGGCGCAACTGATCGCCGGCTTCAAGCAGGTGGCGGTCGACCGTGCCAGCGCCGTGCGGCGCACCGTCAATCTTGCCGCATACATTCAGGACACGCTGGTCAGCCTGCAACCGAAGCTGCGCCCTTCCGGCCATGCGGTGGCGGTCAACTGCCCCGCCGATCTGGAGCTGGACAGCTATCCCGGCGTGCTGTCGCAGATCCTGTCGAATCTGGTGATGAACGCTCTGACGCATGCGTTCGCGGACGGCAGGGCAGGGGACATGGCGATCACCGTCGATTGCCCTGATGCCGACACCGTCCGCCTGCGCTTCACCGACAATGGTCTCGGCATGAGCGAGGAGCACCGAGCCCGGGTGTTCGAGCCCTTCTTCACCACGCGGCGAGGGCGTGGCGGCAGCGGGCTTGGGCTGCACATCGTCCACAATCTGGTGGTGGGCGCACTGACGGGCTCGATCACCGTGGACAGTGCGCCGGAACGAGGCACCTGCTTCACCCTGCTTTTCCCGCGCCGCACGCCAGACCGCGAGCTGTCGGTCGAGGACCTGGCGATATAG
- the ftsH gene encoding ATP-dependent zinc metalloprotease FtsH has protein sequence MPTLPKRPLIALAVLAALLAAWLGFAAWYDHHQRAEERPATYSALIEQAVRGELSSITFATGTGSGHAVGTDGSRYRVIMPVTDDLLKEMRAHKVAIAFDEAPGGLVAQTVGVLDRAAPFLVVALLIGGLFLSGGQFFGMGRATRVRPEDTNTVFADVAGVDEAKEELRETVQFLKDPRRFAMAGARVPKGILLVGPPGTGKTMLAKAAAGEAGVPFFASSGSDFVEMFVGLGAARVRSLFKTARANAPCILFIDEIDALAGKRGESTSHSEREQTLNQLLVEMDGIVEGGEVVVIAATNRSEMLDPAVLRPGRFDRHIHVSLPDVAGREAILDVHAGRLTLAPDVCTRTVARGTPGFSGAELANLTNEAALSAARQGRVVVTMADYEAAKDRVLMGTERRSLALTAHERRLIAVHEAGHALVSLRCPQADPIHKATIIPRGGALGMVVRLPEGDRVSVSRAKLMADIAVAMAGRAAEEIAFGADQVTTGAEADFRAATDLARRMVTAWGMSEEIGFVAHAAAQPGARSERTAWRIDEEVRRITDEGMDHARRLLRSDRAALDGIAQALLDRETLSGDEIAALADSQTERATEAA, from the coding sequence GCCTGGTACGATCACCACCAGCGGGCGGAGGAACGGCCGGCCACCTACAGCGCGCTGATCGAGCAGGCCGTGCGGGGCGAGCTCAGCTCCATCACCTTCGCCACCGGCACCGGTTCCGGTCACGCGGTCGGCACCGACGGCAGCCGCTATCGCGTGATCATGCCGGTGACCGACGACCTGCTGAAGGAGATGCGCGCCCACAAGGTCGCCATCGCCTTCGACGAGGCTCCGGGCGGATTGGTGGCGCAGACGGTGGGCGTGCTGGACCGTGCCGCGCCCTTTTTGGTGGTGGCCCTGCTCATCGGCGGCCTGTTCCTGAGCGGCGGGCAGTTCTTCGGCATGGGCCGCGCCACCCGCGTGCGGCCCGAGGACACCAACACGGTGTTTGCCGACGTGGCCGGTGTGGATGAGGCGAAGGAGGAACTGCGCGAGACAGTGCAGTTCCTGAAGGACCCACGCCGCTTCGCCATGGCCGGCGCCCGCGTGCCGAAGGGCATCCTGCTGGTCGGCCCGCCCGGCACCGGCAAGACCATGCTGGCCAAGGCGGCGGCGGGCGAGGCCGGCGTGCCGTTCTTCGCCTCGTCGGGATCGGATTTCGTCGAGATGTTCGTCGGGCTGGGTGCCGCCCGCGTCCGCAGCCTGTTCAAGACCGCCCGTGCCAACGCCCCCTGCATCCTGTTCATCGATGAGATCGACGCGCTGGCCGGCAAGCGCGGCGAGTCGACCAGCCATTCCGAACGCGAGCAGACGCTGAACCAGCTGCTGGTGGAGATGGACGGCATCGTCGAGGGCGGCGAGGTGGTGGTGATCGCGGCCACCAACCGGTCGGAAATGCTCGATCCCGCCGTGCTGCGCCCCGGCCGTTTCGATCGCCACATCCATGTCAGTCTGCCCGACGTCGCCGGGCGCGAGGCCATCCTGGACGTCCATGCCGGTCGCCTGACGTTGGCCCCCGACGTCTGCACCCGGACGGTGGCGCGAGGCACGCCGGGCTTCTCCGGTGCGGAACTCGCCAACCTGACCAACGAGGCGGCGCTGTCGGCGGCACGCCAGGGCCGCGTCGTCGTCACCATGGCTGATTACGAAGCCGCCAAGGACCGCGTGCTGATGGGCACCGAGCGCCGCAGCCTCGCCCTGACGGCGCATGAACGCCGGCTGATCGCCGTCCATGAGGCCGGCCACGCCCTGGTTTCGCTGCGCTGCCCGCAAGCCGACCCGATCCACAAGGCAACCATCATCCCGCGCGGCGGCGCGCTGGGCATGGTGGTGCGGCTGCCGGAGGGCGACCGCGTGTCGGTCTCCCGCGCCAAGCTGATGGCCGACATCGCCGTCGCCATGGCCGGTCGCGCGGCGGAGGAGATCGCCTTCGGCGCCGATCAGGTCACCACCGGAGCCGAGGCCGATTTCCGCGCCGCCACCGATCTGGCGCGGCGGATGGTCACCGCCTGGGGGATGAGCGAGGAGATCGGCTTCGTCGCCCATGCGGCGGCTCAGCCGGGAGCGCGGTCGGAACGCACCGCCTGGCGCATCGACGAGGAGGTCCGCCGCATCACCGACGAAGGCATGGACCATGCCCGCCGTCTGCTGCGCAGCGACCGCGCCGCGCTGGACGGCATAGCCCAAGCCCTGCTGGACCGCGAGACACTGAGCGGCGATGAGATCGCCGCCCTGGCCGACAGCCAGACAGAACGCGCAACCGAGGCTGCTTGA